Part of the Urocitellus parryii isolate mUroPar1 chromosome 2, mUroPar1.hap1, whole genome shotgun sequence genome, TTCCCACTTGTCCTGATGCTCTTCCTGCTAGCTATTGACCTCTGTGTTTCCTCTGTCTGGTTAGTAGCCCCAGGGCCTCTCGTGAGTGTTCTTTCTGACAGAATACTGTCTTCCCGCTTGCCGTGATTGGTTTCTATGACCCTCCATTCTGACAAGAGCCTGTCTTTTTGATAGAATTTCCCTGAAAATATGATGGAGACTCCTGTTCTGTCTCCCCATCTCATTTTTCTGCCCCAACCGGAAAGTGTAGCTCTTCCAACATTCTTtgtacaactaatttttttttcaatgtgccTACTGTTcagttccattttaaaaatatgttccttttttccccttaatctCCAGAAAACAAATGCTGTGCAAAATCAGGGCTAAATGATATCACACCAAGTGTCTTTTATTGCCTTGAAGTAAGAAAGGACACTATTGTCCCCTCCATTCAAAAGTTCCAGGGACTTCACTTCAATAATGATATTGCCAATCTGGGAACTGAAATCCCAGCCCACAGATCAAAACAACCTCACAAATGCCAGAGAAAGGAATATTATGTCTAGAAACTCAAGAAAACTGCTTGTGGTTTGCACTAGAATATTGTTGATCTGGAGGATTAAGAGAGGGGGGAATTAGAAGAGAATATTCTTTGGTCATTCTTCCCATCATGAAGTTTTGGAAAACTGTTATTGTCTCTCAACATCTTAGAAGTTAAACAGGTGGAACCCAGAATCACCGAGGGAGAACAGTCCAAGGCAGTAAGATGACAGCATGTGAAATAAGGTGTGTCCACAAAGAAGTAAATGTCCTGataaaaggacaaatactatTAATTTTAAGAGCATGCATCAATACCGATGACAAGTACTGATACAAGTCACGGACGCAGAGGAAACTCTGGGTGGGAACAGAGTTTGCCCAACATGCTGTGACCACACTGGGATCAGCCTGGAGGAAGCCACACTGGCTGGTGATTGGGGACAGTTTGACTCTAGAACGGTAATTACTGGAAGTAATGGTAGATCAGAAATAAGCATGagctgtgtgcgtgtgtgagacAGGTGAAAGTTGTGGGCGTAGACAGACAGATGACAGGCAACAGATGACAGGTAGGAAGGTGCCTGAGACACAGGTGGAAAACGGTGGTTTGAGAGACTACAGatgatggtggaacgtgatggACATGAATATCCAAAAtccaggtatgaagacacgagttggtgtgactctactttgtgcacaaccagagatatgaaaaactgtgctctatgtgtgtgatgagaattgtaatgcattccagggtcatatataaataagaaaattaataaaagttaaaaaagaaagattaaagatgaaggataaaaagataaaagataaaaagatgatAGCTAGATGGATGACAGATGGACAGATGACAGATTAATGATTGGtatgtaataaaaatagaaataggtaGGTAAGTAGAGCCATGACagaaagatagatgatagatacatagatagaggAATAAGTAGGCTGCAAAAGAGCCTCTTGGGTTTAGAGCGGTTATCTGAAGCGTGGGGAGGATTTTGTCCTAACGAGAAGGCTGGCTTAGCTCCAAAGCCTCGggacctccttcctccccctgcacCCAGCTGCCAGGCCGCGATCTCCTCCTCCGTGCGGTGTGTGTCGGAGGGGACGGCTGTGACCGCTCTCCACTGGACGCTCTATGACTCAACGCCGCGATGCTGCGTTTCCACAGGCGGTAAACTATTCTGGACTCTTCCTTCCAGTGCTCCCTGTTGACTTCCTCTGCActtccccttcctgcctccctgagCGCAGGTCAGCGCCGGGGGCCTCCCTGGGTGGGTTAACCCTGTCCGTCCGGCGGGTTTGGCAGCGAGCTCTCTCCAGGCGCTGGGGGTTCTGCGGGAGGGCTGTGGGGGTGGCTTCGGTTTCATTCTTCAAACTTTCCTTGAGCCTTTGCCCTAGTCTGGGCACCGTGCCAGATGACCAGGGAGCGGAAGGTAAACGCCAGGGCTGTGGCCCTCGGGGACCGTCGGGGGCCAGCTTGGCTGGGTGCTCCGAGCAGCCACCTGTGAACACCACGTGTCCCTCTTTCTTCCAGGCAGGAGCAGAGTCCCATGGTAGCCAGGTGGGTGAAGGGGACCGAGGACGTGTCACCTGCCCTGAAGAAGACTCCCTGTGACCTGCCAAGTGAGTGACCAGCTAGCAGACGgtctgagggcagagggcactcaggggagggagagggacagtGGTGGTGGCAGGTCCCCCAACCGATGTCCACCAGCTGCTCTGTCTTCCAGAGAGATTGGGGACCCGGTCCCCGCACAGGCCATAGGTCTTGTTCTGTGATTTATGTCCATCACCCCCCAGGGGAGGCACTGGGGAGGCCACCCACCCCAGTGCCAGGTGTGCGGGCCCACAGCCCCAGGGCTCCCAGCAGAGGAACAGGAAGCCGTCCCAAGCCTGGCCGCTGCCCCTGCGGAGGAGAGGTTGGGGCAGAGCCCCGGGGCCCGACCTTCCAGAAACAAGGCCAGGTTTCCCAGAAGCCGGCAGCAGGCTGAGCTGGGAGGTCTCTTGTGGCCACAGGACATGGGTGTCCACGCACGCTTGAGAACTTAAGCCTCTGTTTTTACCTCCCTGGGTTGAGGCAGCCACTTTACAGCCGTTTCCTTCTTTCTCGGTTGAAGTGCGTGCAGTTACTTGGTGTGAGCCGTGCTGGCCTTTGGCAGAGCTCATGTTGCGAGCTGGCCTCTGCATCTGGGCGCCTGGGCAGGGTGCACCCTCTGCAAAGCTCCGCTGGCCTCGCTTCCCCTCCTTACGCCAGCAAGTGGGTCCCGGCACAGGAGAGGGAAGGCCTGTGCTCACCGCCCACCTCCTGGGCTTCCCTGCTACCTGGATCCCAAGACGGTGGGACAGGCGTCCACCCGTAAAAGGGATTCTGCATAACTGACAGCCCCTCTCTGCAGTGGAACTGACAAGGGGCTTTCCAGGAAAAGAAAGTCGCTTCAAGGGGACATTTAGTAAACGATGTACCCTTCATAAAGTAGCAGGAAATTGAAATGCCCAGCTGGCCCACTGCATCCTGAGCAGGTGTGGGCTCAGGTGGACACCCTTTCCATTTCCTTGAAGGGTTTTTCCTGGAGGATTACTTCTAAGACTTTTATTGGGACCATGCCCCTCTAACAGAAAAGGTCACCGCATGAATCATAAACCACTCAGTATCAGTTCctttttaaagaggaaattttttttctaattcttaaaataCTGGTGAGGTGGAAAACACCCTGGCGACCAGGTGAAGTTATCCTGTAGTCACATGTTAACCTTTTCGAGGAATGTCAAGACAGTCCATCTCAGTCACCGGGGAGGTGCTAAAGGAGCCAGTGCCCAGCCAGCTGGCTCCCAGCTGTTAGCACAGAGCAGGCGTCCCTGGGGCCAGCTGTGAGAGCCCGGGCAGCTTCCAGGTAGGTGTTTCTGATCCCATGTTAGATGCCCACACTTACCTACTTTTTCAAGTGCTCTTTTACATAAATTTCTCTTTGGGGTCCTACTGCAGAATTTGCTGTAACTATATTTTTGATTGTTtgataattgaatttttttccagtgtCATCAAGAACTAAAAGAGGTCATAGATTCACACTTTTCATTGAGTCAGGGAGGAAAATTGTAACAAAGAATATGGGGCGTATGGTAGGTGAGAAATctgttttgcttagcatgatattctccagctccatccattccTTGGCAAATgccaatgaataattttattcttctttaaggctgagtaatattccattgtgtacatataccatatgTTCTTTACCCATTCCATctcggttggttccatagtttggctattgtaaactgggctgctataaacattgatgtggctatgtcactgtagtatgctgattttaagttctttggggtataaaccaaggagtgggatagctgggtcaaatggtggttccattccaagttttctgaggaatctccataccactttctataatggttgcacagcagtgtatgagtgtgctttttcccctATATCATTGCCAGCATTTCTTGTTGCTTGTCttcataatttccattctgactagGGTGAGATAAATCTTAAGTCAGTCCACCCCCTAAAAAAGTCAAAGGCCAgatcttttctctgatatgcagattctATCTCACAATAAGGTTGGGGTggtgggctagggaagaataaggtactttggattaggcagagaggagtgaagggaggggaggagatatgGGTATaggaaggaaaatagaaggaatcagacattacaccctatgtacatgtatgattacatgaccagtgtgattctacatcatgtccAACCAGAAGATTGAGAAATTATACTCTGTTTATGtacgatgtgtcaaaatgcattctaatgtcatgcataactaattagaacaagcacaaaaaaaatttaaaaattttattgatattgtttGAGTTGTAAAAACTTGTACCAATATTCCCCATTACTCTATCAAAAACTCTCTATGGAGGCAGCTTTTAGCTGCTTGGAAAATATCTGATTTTCTAGAATAGAAATCATGATAGCTGATTGTAATGTTCATAGTGTGCCCTGAGATGCATGCAGAACCGTGTGTGATCGCAGCTctccatctcatttaatcctcacagacACCCTGAAGAGCGGGATTGATTccaattttaaagattaaagagcTGAGGTCCAGAGAGTTTAAATATCTTGTGGGTCACACAGCTGATAAATTGCACAGTCCGTGTTTTACCCATATTTGCTGTTCTCGGAGCCTAGgttccctgctctgccctcctggCCACCTCCAGCCCACACCCACTGGTCTCCCTTCACAAGTCTCCCCTTCCATAGGTCTGAAATTCAGTCCATAGGTctgcatccacagattcaactAACCACAGACAGAAcatgttggttaaaaaaaaaaaaaatcaggactgTATTGAACACGTACAGACTTTCTTCTTGACCTTATTCTCTAAGAAGTTCCATAACACATCACTGTGACATCTTCCTTTGTCATTTCCATAGGTGGTCTCAAGAGCTGGGCGATGGATGCCATTCACATCAGTATGTCCGGTGCCCCCCTGGTGAAGCACACTGCTGGGGCGGGACTCAAGGCCAGCAGACCCCGGGTCATGTCCAAGAGCGGACACAGCAACGTGAGGATCGACAAGGTGGACGGCATCTACCTGCTGTACCTGCAGGACCTGTGGACCACTGTCATCGACATGAAGTGGAGGTACAAGCTCACCCTGTTTGCTGCCACTTTTGTGATGACCTGGTTCCTTTTCGGAGTGGTCTACTACGCCATCGCGTTCCTTCACGGGGACCTAGAGTCCAGGGAGTCCGTCTCCAACCACACCCCCTGCATCATGAAGGTGGACTCGCTCACGGGGGCCTTCCTCTTTTCCCTCGAGTCCCAGACCACCATCGGCTACGGAGTCCGCTCCATCACGGAGGAATGCCCGCACGCCATTTTCCTGTTGGTGGCTCAACTGGTCATCACCACCTTGATCGAGATCTTCATCACGGGCACCTTCCTGGCCAAGATCGCCAGACCCAAAAAGCGGGCCGAGACCATCAAGTTCAGCCACTGCGCGGTCATCACCAAGCAGAACGGGAAGCTGTGCCTGGTGATCCAGGTGGCCAACATGAGGAAGAGCCTGCTCATCCAGTGCCAGCTCTCGGGCAAGCTCCTCCAGACCCACGTCACCAAGGAGGGGGAGCGGATCCTCCTCAACCAAGCCACCGTCAAATTCCACGTGGACTCCTCCTCCGAGAGCCCCTTCCTCATTTTGCCCATGACCTTCTACCACGTGCTGGATGAGAGCAGCCCCCTGAGGGACCTGACACCCCAAAACCTAAAGGAGAAGGAATTCGAGCTGGTGGTGCTCCTCAACGCCACCGTGGAGTCCACCAGCGCCGTCTGCCAGAGCAGAACGTCTTACATCCCGGAGGAGATCCACTGGGGTTTCGAGTTTGTGCCTGTGGTTTCTCTCTCCAAAAACGGAAAGTACGTGGCCGACTTCAGTCAGTTCGAGCAGATCCGGAAGAGCCCAGACTGCACCTTCTACTGTGCGGACGCCGAGAAGCAGAAGCTGGAGGAGAAgtacaggcaggaggatcagagggACCGCGAGCTCAGGAGCCTTCTGTTACAGCAGAGCAACGTGTGACCTGGGGTGGCGCCTGGGCTCCCCTCCAGAGCCGGCCCCACATCCGGGCTCCCTTCAAACACATGTTTGCTGTGAAAAGGAAAACGTGTGACACACGCCACACACAGTGTGGACATGCTCAGGCCGCGGGTCCCTTTCATCTGGAGGCTAAACAAGCGCTTCCCCCTGGACAGGGTTCTTTTGAAGTGCTTCCTTGGAAGTGACCTCTAAGAattcaagttttctgagatggGGATGCACTTCAAAGGACGGGGTGTAGCGCAATAGCAATGACGTCCTGCTAAGTGACAGACATTGAGCAATGCTGATCTTGAAAGGCAATGCTTTTCTCTACAGGAATGTCAGCTAGAATATGAGGTATTTATTTAATCCAAGTATCAAAGGCATTATTGTTGAGGGTTAAAATGTGGGTCAGTATTCACTTGTATTATTGCTCtaaaatatatcttctttttGTCCAAGcagagaaaatgttatatataatgaTGGCTATCTGGTAATGCTTCAAGAGGGACTGTACTCACAAAATACAGCCATTCCATGTTTACCATTCTTCAGCAGACTGAATTGGTCAAAGCAGGAATTAACAATTGCAAAAACATTCCATGTCCCTATGTTGTTATTCCCACTAAATATTTTGATGGGATGTCTGAAGCccctttctattaaaaaaaaaatgtggttgaaCAGCTGACAGCATCATCGGGTACCAGCTGACCTTGCAGGACTACTGTCTGTATCTCTGAATATCTGTGGAGAACTAACTCTGTGGGTCCGGTGCCTGGCCTCCAGACCCGTCCTCTCGTGAGCTCTTACAGCTGACCAACGTTTCTTTCAGGCACTTCACCTCTTGCCTATTAAAATAGCTTGCCCACAAAGGAACTGCAGAGAATTATCCAGTGATGTCCACAGAGAGCTCTTGAGACTCGTGGCTGTCTCCTCAAGCTCAGAACACAGCTGGATGATCATGGTcaccacaaagaaaatataagtctTATGGCAATATACAACACTCGCTCAGAGGTGGTAGTTTATGCGCTTGGGTGGGctgtgagagagaagaggagatgaGGGCAAGCAATTCATAAGCAAGAGGACCTCTTGAGCCGGacgcggtggtgcacgcctataatccaagcagcttgggagactgaggcaggaggatcgaaagctcaaagccagcctcaacaacttagtgaggccctaagcaactcagtgagaccctgtctctaaataaaatacaaagaatggctgaggatgtggctcagtggttaagtgctccttagttcaatccctggtaccccttcccccccccaaaaaaaaaaaaaaaactcttgttgCAGGAACAAAATTTGATAATCTcataacatgtaaaaaaaaaaaaaaaacctcagtgtTTAAATACATCTCATACAGCTCAGTGTTACAGAGGTAACATTTTGCCTCTGGCAAAATTTAGGAGCCCAGTGCCCTGCATTTCTTTGGGGAAGAGAGTAAATGGTCCAGGATTGATTAAATGTGCAAAAGGTGAATGCTCATTTTATTCAAACCAAGACAGATTTGCATATTCATTCAAGCAGAACACAACTGAGAATTCGTGAACAGTGCATACACCCACGTGAGCCCCCACCCACGtgcacacatgcgcacacacgtAAGCCTAGCTGGCTCTTCAGGCAGGCTCATGGAGTCACCCACGGAAGACATTTGCCATTGAGACCCAGTTCTCCACCATCATGCTCACGTGTGCTTCATCCTGTGAGAGTATCAACCTTGGGACTCACAGATCCTGGGACGGCAAGCTAGCCTCGGACTGTTCGTGAAGTGGTGACCTGCATTGCAGCACATCTCCTCATGACTTCATGTGACCACATTTGCAAGTGTCTTTGCTAAAACACAAACGTGTAAATAATGTCTCCAGCCTGGGACTGAACTAACCTAATGCAAGAGTGAGAGTAACACAGGCAAAGTTTATaaagatttgaagaaaaatcTCAACCCAAATGAGAGGAGGATTTTGTCTTTAATTATTCaggaggttttttttccccttctttcttttttctgttaataATTTCACAGCAGTGTGCTTTAGAcctccattcttttaaaaaatagtacatgCTACTGTAGTTAGACATTAGCCCTTTTAGATATcgtattcatttatctttattgtaTATGGTGGTATAATCCACAGGGAAATCATGCCAAAGGCAtgtttacagatttttttgttgCACTATTAAATTCTTTTTGCAGTATTTACATCAACACTATTCTGAATGTGATCAAAATTAGGATGCTAGCTTATCTATACTgtatgtggtacatatacataagcATAGGATTCAGAGAACTTTTGTATGTTCACTTGGCATATCCTATTAGCCAGATTTGGAAGACTTGATAACCTGATCTTTTGCACTACATACAAAACTACATGTGGTAAGTCAACAAATCACAATATGATACTCAATAAGTAGTTCTAAAGTTGTGTCTCGCTTGGAACCTGTGGTTTTCCAGACACACCTGAGTATTATTACTTCATACTGTTAATATGCTAACAAGGAGTTCAGGTAACCTTTTGTTTGATAATACCCTGGACAGTCCACAGATTGAAACAGATTCCTGCTAAATATCCAACTAAGGAGTCACATCTGCTGGGTTAGATTTGACCCAACCAACCTCTTGCCTTGTGAAACATGGCATTAGGCCTTGTTGGTGAGCCCATTTGAAAACGCTGTGCTCCATCTGGGAACCTGCAAAGTCAACAGCAGTAGTATCCACGAGACCCAAGTCTTCTTCCAGGAACAAAACAGACGGTACTAACATGGCACCTTCAGCCAGCGGCCCCAGAGAGCGCAGCCAGAGTCAGCTTACAGATCTCCCAGTGAGCCACTGCCGGGCTTGGGGAGGCACAGCGGGTCCCTGTTTCACACAGTTTCCAGAAACCTTAGATAACTAGCTAATGGGGAAACATAACCATTAATTAGTGGAACAAATATCTAGATAAATTTAAAGacttattttgtttgatttttatctgaATTAAATTCCTAATTTCAACAGACTGTGATTTTAACATTGTTGAAATGTGAAATCACATACATTTTAAAGTGGCCCTTCTACTCTAAGATGATTCTCCCTTGCTTGGATCCTCGGTGCACCTGTCACGTCTGAagatgagagaaaaaggaaggaaagaaagagaagagaaagcctTGGGGGTGGATGCTCAGAGCAGGACCCTGCTGGGCTTGCTCTGTGTGGTGTGACGGGGTTTGACCATGGCCCGTGGCCAGTCATGGCTTTGCGTCTTGCTAGACTTTCCTTTGCCTGTTAAAGCGTTGAAATGACTGTTTTAAATGGAAGTTACTCTGTTGGAACTTGccatgatgtgattttttttaatgaaagttgcCAGCATTTCGAGTCTTTGTTTCCTGGCCCTGGGCAGGGTCCACTTGGAATCCAGCATGCCGTTTCCTGACCCTGGATAGGTCTAAGGTGCACTTGGCTTTCCTCCTCCTGGAGAACTGGCACTTCAGGGTCGAGAGCTCAGCATTTCACTTCTCAGTGGCCAACTTCACGCCTTTCACCTTTTGTGAACTTTAGTGTCTTCCATCAGAGGGACTCGCAGCCAGTCGCTGGACCTGGGAGTGCTTTTTTGCTCTCAGAATGAACACGACTCCTGAGCAGCCCTGGGGTCTCCAGAGTTGGAATCCACAATGCAACGATGGGATTAAAATGTCATgggatttggaaaataaaagggCTCCTTAATTTCTTGGGgcattattatttgttaatatctctattttttattgttgtttattcttTAAGGGAATCTGAAACAGAATCTTTGTCTTCAAAGTCAGGACAGGAGTGAAAAAAAGTGTAAGAAACTAAGCGTCAATCACCTAGATTTTCTAACAGGGGAAACAActctgtgtgtggggtggggaatCAGTTATTCCATCTCACATTCCAATAAACCACCACCACATTCTTTTGGCTTCCAGGAGAAGCAATTCCCAGTCTCCCCAGCACTAATGGGTCATGTTCAACTCTTTTCCAAAGGTTTGCCACTAAATTcctaatggaaaagaaaatgcaggGCAAAAATAAAGTTCCAGTCATTGCAGGCCCTCTCTGTGCTGTGGCTCTCAGGTCCCAGCCTATCTCCCTCCCACTGGACCTGTGCGTGTTGGCTTCCTTCACGTTCTCTATCCATTCTACCCAGTCAGATACTTTGATGGGtcaaaaaaaaagtccaaatgaGAAACTGTGGACATTTAGATACTCAGAAAATGATGGCAGGAATTTCCATTTTTCAATTGGTACATGCATGGGTGGTGTGTAAAAACAGAAGATCAAGAGAAAACTATTGGTTAGATTTAATAGTTAATTCCTAATATGATCATAAAAATAAGCTGCGAGGTCAGGGGACATAATTGACACATGAGTGTAAAAGCCAAGGATGCTGTAAATGCAGGTAAAAGCCATCTCCTAAGGATGCTGTAAATGCAGGTAAAAGCCATCTCCTAAGGATGCTGGAAATGCAGGTAAAAGCCATCTCCTCAAGATGAGAATGTAACAACCAGAGTCAGGAATTCCAGGCACTAGACACCAAGGACATGTCCTACATTTAGTGATTTCTGTTCTATGTCTTGTATGGACTTCCTTGGAACACCCTAAATGTTCGGTGGCCTAGGCAATTCAGAAGACCCTCGCATTTAACTGAAAGTCCTGTGTATTTATTTGTCCAACCTGACAAACCTGTGGAGAGTGTTCACATAATTCTAGGCATGGTCATTTCTAGGGCAGACACACATTCACATCCTTTTTCTGGAAGGTCGTGGTTACTCCTAAAACTCCTGGCAGAGGAAGGGGACGCTCTgggaacaccccccccccagctggCTCCATTAGCA contains:
- the Kcnj15 gene encoding ATP-sensitive inward rectifier potassium channel 15, encoding MVARWVKGTEDVSPALKKTPCDLPSGLKSWAMDAIHISMSGAPLVKHTAGAGLKASRPRVMSKSGHSNVRIDKVDGIYLLYLQDLWTTVIDMKWRYKLTLFAATFVMTWFLFGVVYYAIAFLHGDLESRESVSNHTPCIMKVDSLTGAFLFSLESQTTIGYGVRSITEECPHAIFLLVAQLVITTLIEIFITGTFLAKIARPKKRAETIKFSHCAVITKQNGKLCLVIQVANMRKSLLIQCQLSGKLLQTHVTKEGERILLNQATVKFHVDSSSESPFLILPMTFYHVLDESSPLRDLTPQNLKEKEFELVVLLNATVESTSAVCQSRTSYIPEEIHWGFEFVPVVSLSKNGKYVADFSQFEQIRKSPDCTFYCADAEKQKLEEKYRQEDQRDRELRSLLLQQSNV